In Mycobacterium stomatepiae, the following are encoded in one genomic region:
- a CDS encoding amidohydrolase family protein — MKSIDELASNLNFTTAKTGEDRSVTFLPDPPRAPRRYTVISVDDHIVEPPDTFTGRLPRKFADRAPRVVDTDSGGQTWVYDNQELPNVGFNAVVGRPVAEYGFEPVRFDEMRRGAWDIHERVRDMDLNGIYASLNFPSFLPGFAGQRLQQVTTDRALALASVRAWNDWHLEVWAGSYPDRIIPCQLPWLLDPELGAEMIRENAERGFRAVTFSENPAMLGLPSIHSGHWDPIMAACAETATVVNLHIGSSGSSPSTTEGAPPDVQGVLFFAYAISAAVDWLYSGLPSRFPDLKICLSEGGIGWVAGLLDRLDHMLSYHEMYGTWQALREKLTPAEVFTRNFWFCAVEDKSSFVQRDRIGMDNIMLEADYPHCDSTWPHTQQTIHEEIGDLPPDAIRKFTWENASRLYQHPVPEAVQQDPEAF; from the coding sequence ATGAAATCGATCGACGAGCTTGCCTCGAACCTGAACTTCACCACGGCAAAGACCGGCGAGGATCGCTCCGTCACGTTTCTGCCGGACCCGCCCCGGGCGCCGCGCCGCTACACGGTGATCTCGGTCGACGATCACATCGTCGAGCCTCCGGACACCTTCACCGGTCGACTGCCCCGAAAGTTCGCCGACCGCGCGCCGCGGGTCGTCGACACCGACAGCGGCGGACAGACGTGGGTCTACGACAATCAGGAATTGCCCAACGTCGGGTTCAACGCCGTGGTCGGTCGGCCGGTCGCGGAGTACGGCTTCGAGCCGGTGCGGTTCGACGAAATGCGCAGGGGTGCATGGGATATCCACGAACGCGTCAGGGACATGGACCTCAACGGCATCTACGCGTCGCTGAACTTCCCTTCGTTCCTACCGGGATTCGCCGGGCAGCGGCTGCAGCAGGTGACCACGGATCGCGCGTTGGCGCTGGCCTCGGTTCGAGCCTGGAATGACTGGCACCTCGAGGTGTGGGCCGGGTCGTATCCCGACCGGATCATTCCCTGCCAGCTGCCCTGGCTGCTGGACCCCGAACTGGGTGCGGAGATGATCCGCGAGAACGCCGAGCGCGGATTTCGCGCCGTGACGTTCAGTGAGAACCCCGCGATGCTTGGATTGCCGAGTATCCACTCGGGACACTGGGATCCGATCATGGCTGCGTGTGCCGAGACCGCGACGGTGGTGAATCTGCACATCGGATCGTCGGGTTCGTCGCCGTCGACCACCGAGGGCGCGCCGCCGGACGTCCAGGGAGTGCTGTTCTTCGCCTACGCCATCTCGGCGGCCGTCGACTGGCTGTACTCCGGATTGCCCAGCAGATTCCCGGATCTCAAGATCTGTCTGTCCGAAGGCGGAATCGGTTGGGTGGCAGGCTTGCTCGATCGGCTCGACCACATGCTCAGCTATCACGAGATGTACGGCACCTGGCAGGCGCTGAGGGAGAAGCTCACTCCCGCAGAGGTTTTCACCCGCAACTTCTGGTTTTGTGCGGTGGAGGACAAGTCGTCGTTCGTGCAGCGTGACCGAATCGGCATGGACAACATCATGCTGGAAGCCGACTATCCGCACTGCGACTCCACCTGGCCGCACACTCAACAAACGATCCACGAAGAGATCGGCGATCTGCCACCGGACGCGATCCGCAAGTTCACTTGGGAGAACGCTTCGCGCTTGTACCAACACCCGGTGCCGGAAGCCGTACAGCAGGATCCCGAGGCGTTCTGA
- a CDS encoding class I adenylate-forming enzyme family protein — protein sequence MSAGELDTVGSPAFTDEDPARFRAAGWWSDSTLSDAVRRNAQQSPERSAYCDEPGAALTWREFDAVATSLAGQLAGLGIVRGDRVAVWHGDSAAIHALFVAIERCGAVVVGIGARAGTREVGALLRNAQPAILISDSKRGEAAAKAAAESSVSLLILGQQAGRPRLNSDVPGRAVAARSQLGPDDVFLINSTSGTTGLPKCVVHTQNRWHYFHQKAVANGVLTSHDVFLPVIPMPFGFGIWTSHTTPIYLGANSVILQRFTAHAACEAIARHNVTVLCCVSSQLTMLMADRASRDYDLSSLRVVFTGGEAIPYRPAAEFEELTGAKILQFYGSNETGLLSATTVDDPLERRLRTGGRIVPEMAVRLFDGDRDVTATGRGQPACRGPATSLGYLGGTDHDKLFTRDGWMLMGDICELDADGCLTITGRTSDFILRAGKNISASQAEDAVMTHPAIALAAAVAMPDPVFGERVCLYAELADSAAVDLPALVDHLLALGVSKELLPERLIVVDEIPRSSGGKVAKSELRQDIRARMEADHDHA from the coding sequence ATGAGCGCCGGTGAGCTGGACACCGTGGGCTCGCCGGCATTCACCGACGAGGACCCGGCCCGGTTTCGCGCGGCCGGATGGTGGTCCGACTCGACACTGTCGGATGCGGTGCGCCGCAACGCCCAACAGTCACCGGAACGCTCCGCGTATTGCGACGAGCCCGGTGCGGCTCTGACGTGGCGCGAATTCGACGCTGTGGCAACCAGTTTGGCGGGTCAGCTGGCCGGCCTCGGCATCGTGCGCGGTGATCGAGTCGCGGTGTGGCACGGCGACTCCGCCGCGATCCATGCGCTGTTCGTTGCGATCGAACGGTGCGGCGCGGTCGTCGTCGGCATCGGCGCCCGCGCCGGTACCCGCGAGGTGGGCGCGCTACTACGCAATGCACAGCCGGCGATCCTGATCAGCGACTCCAAGCGCGGCGAAGCCGCCGCCAAGGCCGCGGCCGAATCATCGGTTTCGCTGCTGATTCTGGGGCAGCAGGCGGGCCGGCCGCGGCTGAACAGCGATGTGCCCGGCAGAGCCGTCGCCGCCCGATCCCAACTCGGTCCCGATGACGTTTTCCTGATCAACTCCACGTCGGGGACCACGGGGCTGCCCAAATGCGTCGTGCACACCCAAAATCGCTGGCATTACTTTCACCAGAAGGCCGTCGCCAACGGGGTGTTGACATCGCACGACGTGTTCTTGCCGGTCATCCCGATGCCTTTCGGCTTCGGAATATGGACCAGCCACACCACCCCGATCTACTTGGGTGCCAACTCGGTGATCCTGCAACGTTTCACCGCGCATGCGGCGTGTGAGGCGATAGCCCGCCACAACGTAACCGTATTATGTTGTGTCAGTTCGCAATTGACGATGCTGATGGCCGACCGCGCGTCCCGGGATTACGACCTGAGCTCGCTGCGTGTCGTTTTCACCGGCGGTGAGGCGATTCCATACCGGCCCGCGGCCGAATTCGAGGAGCTCACCGGCGCGAAGATCCTGCAGTTCTATGGTTCGAACGAAACCGGGTTGCTCAGTGCGACAACCGTGGACGACCCGCTGGAACGTCGGCTGCGCACCGGCGGCCGGATCGTTCCCGAAATGGCCGTGCGGCTCTTCGACGGCGATCGAGACGTCACCGCGACGGGGCGGGGTCAGCCGGCCTGCCGCGGTCCGGCGACCAGCCTCGGCTATCTCGGGGGTACCGACCACGACAAGCTGTTCACCCGTGACGGATGGATGCTGATGGGCGACATCTGCGAGCTCGACGCCGACGGCTGCCTGACCATCACCGGGCGGACCTCCGACTTCATCCTGCGTGCCGGCAAGAACATCAGCGCCTCGCAGGCCGAGGACGCGGTGATGACGCATCCGGCGATCGCCTTGGCGGCCGCGGTGGCTATGCCCGATCCGGTGTTCGGGGAGAGGGTGTGCCTCTACGCCGAACTCGCCGACTCCGCGGCCGTCGACCTGCCCGCACTCGTCGACCACCTGTTGGCGCTCGGGGTTTCGAAGGAACTGCTGCCAGAGCGTCTCATCGTCGTCGACGAAATACCCCGGTCGTCCGGCGGGAAAGTTGCCAAAAGCGAACTCCGCCAAGATATTCGAGCAAGAATGGAGGCCGACCATGACCACGCCTAA
- a CDS encoding alpha/beta fold hydrolase has product MSAAVNRLLERYRSSGSFFTAGGIKSFVLDDGPSDAPAVVCVHGVPSSAYLYRKVVPALAGSGLRGIAIDLPGLGLAERPPDADYTWTGLGRWLLSAIDELRLDSFHLLLHDIGRPIGFEVATAVPERVRSMTLLNTIIEVQSFHRPWPMEPFAHRGIGEAWLASLRVPGAFLSLMRLVAVSPHVPATEIACWIPLLFGDDGGRGFLKIMRGFELTSAKEQLYLDAVRQPHYPVQVVWGAQNRMLPWRRWGL; this is encoded by the coding sequence GTGAGCGCAGCGGTGAACCGGTTACTCGAGCGGTATAGGTCGTCGGGCAGTTTCTTCACCGCCGGAGGGATCAAGTCATTCGTCCTTGACGACGGCCCGTCCGACGCGCCCGCAGTCGTCTGTGTGCACGGCGTTCCGTCCTCTGCCTATTTGTATCGCAAGGTGGTCCCGGCATTGGCGGGCAGCGGATTACGCGGCATCGCGATCGACTTGCCAGGGCTCGGGCTTGCTGAGCGCCCGCCGGATGCGGACTACACCTGGACCGGCCTCGGCCGATGGCTGCTGTCAGCGATCGACGAATTGCGACTCGACAGCTTCCACCTGCTGCTGCACGACATCGGCCGGCCGATCGGCTTCGAGGTCGCCACCGCGGTCCCCGAGCGGGTGCGGTCGATGACGCTGCTGAACACCATCATCGAAGTCCAGTCGTTCCATCGCCCATGGCCGATGGAACCGTTCGCGCACCGGGGCATCGGCGAGGCATGGCTGGCGTCCCTGCGGGTGCCGGGCGCGTTTCTGTCGCTGATGCGACTCGTCGCGGTGAGCCCCCACGTTCCGGCCACGGAGATCGCCTGCTGGATTCCCCTGCTGTTCGGCGACGACGGCGGACGGGGATTCCTGAAGATCATGCGCGGCTTCGAGCTGACCAGCGCGAAAGAACAGCTCTACCTCGACGCTGTCCGCCAACCGCACTATCCGGTGCAAGTTGTCTGGGGCGCACAGAACAGGATGCTCCC